From Microbacterium sp. LWH11-1.2, one genomic window encodes:
- a CDS encoding carbohydrate ABC transporter permease: MATDTLTAPPAASEPAPVVARRRPRRAADVFAGGGVHLLLIVMAIFSIVPILIVLMNSFKTTQGIFGSPFALPDAETFNLQGYINVFTRGNFLLNYQNSLIVTIATIVLTIVLGTLAAWALVEYKVPITPVLAGFFVVGIMLPIRLGTVPLIKIMTSWALMDTLTALILVYTAMQLPLAIALMTTYFRAVPTELKEAARIDGAGEWRTLSITLPIVRVGIAAVASITMLPVWNDLWFPLILAPSKENQTVTLGVQQFVGQFQNDYPALLASLTLGAVPLVILFAVFSRQYIAGLTKGYGK; encoded by the coding sequence ATGGCCACCGACACTCTCACCGCCCCTCCGGCCGCCTCCGAGCCGGCGCCCGTCGTCGCGCGCAGGCGGCCGCGCCGCGCCGCCGACGTGTTCGCCGGGGGAGGGGTGCACCTGCTGCTGATCGTGATGGCGATCTTCTCGATCGTGCCGATCCTCATCGTGCTGATGAACTCGTTCAAGACGACGCAGGGCATCTTCGGCTCGCCGTTCGCCCTGCCGGATGCCGAGACGTTCAACCTGCAGGGCTACATCAACGTGTTCACCCGCGGGAACTTCCTGCTCAACTACCAGAACAGCCTGATCGTCACGATCGCCACCATCGTGCTGACCATCGTGCTGGGCACCCTGGCCGCCTGGGCGCTCGTGGAGTACAAGGTGCCCATCACCCCGGTCCTCGCCGGATTCTTCGTGGTCGGCATCATGCTGCCGATCCGCCTGGGCACCGTGCCGCTGATCAAGATCATGACGTCGTGGGCGCTGATGGACACGCTCACCGCCCTGATCCTCGTCTACACGGCTATGCAGCTGCCGCTCGCGATCGCACTGATGACCACCTATTTCCGCGCCGTGCCGACCGAGCTCAAGGAGGCGGCTCGCATCGACGGGGCGGGCGAGTGGCGCACGCTCTCGATCACGCTGCCGATCGTCCGGGTGGGCATCGCCGCCGTCGCATCCATCACGATGCTGCCGGTCTGGAACGACCTGTGGTTCCCGCTGATCCTCGCGCCGAGCAAGGAGAACCAGACCGTGACGCTCGGGGTGCAGCAGTTCGTCGGGCAGTTCCAGAACGACTACCCGGCTCTGCTCGCCTCGCTGACGCTCGGCGCCGTGCCGCTCGTCATCCTCTTCGCCGTCTTCTCCCGGCAGTACATCGCCGGCCTGACCAAGGGCTACGGCAAGTGA
- a CDS encoding aldehyde dehydrogenase family protein — protein sequence MTIATIDPSTGELVQEFPAHTAAQVEEILSRADAANALMARLTFAERAEWMRRAADLLDADLEHAAGLAVLEMGKTLGTAKYEVTKSANGMRWYADHAEEYLAAEEPVPAASVGASAARVEFQPLGTVLAVMPWNYPFWQVIRFAAPALMAGNTGLLKHASSVPQTALYLGELFARAGFPAGAFQTLLIEGAAASALLDDRRIRAVTLTGSVGAGAAVAAAAGRNIKKSVLELGGTDAFVVMPSADIARSARMGAASRTQNSGQSCICAKRFFVHADVYDEWLEAFVGEMSATTFGDPREEGTGFGPMATAQVRADAHELVADAVAQGVTVRTGGELPEGPGWFYPATVLTEVTPEMRIFREECFGPVACVYKVASIDEAITAANDSDFGLAAGVWSADADEIARLQRELEFGSVFANGNSASFFGLPFGGVKDSGYGRELGSFGIREFVNAKTVWTA from the coding sequence ATGACCATCGCGACCATCGACCCGAGCACCGGCGAGCTGGTGCAGGAGTTCCCGGCGCACACCGCGGCGCAGGTGGAGGAGATCCTGTCGAGGGCGGATGCCGCGAACGCGCTCATGGCGCGCTTGACCTTCGCCGAGCGCGCGGAGTGGATGCGACGTGCCGCAGATCTGCTCGACGCCGACCTGGAGCACGCCGCGGGCCTCGCGGTCCTCGAGATGGGCAAGACCCTCGGCACGGCGAAGTACGAGGTGACCAAGTCGGCGAACGGCATGCGCTGGTACGCCGACCACGCGGAGGAGTACCTCGCCGCGGAGGAGCCCGTGCCCGCGGCATCCGTCGGGGCGTCGGCGGCGCGCGTCGAGTTCCAGCCGCTGGGCACCGTGCTCGCGGTGATGCCGTGGAACTATCCCTTCTGGCAGGTCATCCGCTTCGCCGCCCCGGCGCTGATGGCCGGCAACACCGGGCTGCTCAAGCACGCGTCGAGCGTGCCGCAGACCGCGCTGTACCTGGGTGAGCTGTTCGCGCGGGCGGGATTCCCGGCCGGAGCCTTCCAGACGCTGCTGATCGAGGGGGCTGCGGCATCCGCTCTGCTCGACGATCGTCGCATCCGTGCGGTGACGCTGACGGGGTCGGTCGGCGCCGGTGCGGCAGTGGCCGCGGCCGCGGGACGCAACATCAAGAAGAGCGTGCTGGAGCTCGGCGGGACGGATGCCTTCGTCGTCATGCCGTCGGCCGACATCGCGCGCTCCGCCAGGATGGGCGCGGCCTCGCGCACGCAGAACAGCGGGCAGTCGTGCATCTGCGCCAAGCGGTTCTTCGTGCACGCCGACGTCTACGACGAGTGGCTCGAGGCGTTCGTGGGCGAGATGAGCGCGACGACCTTCGGCGACCCGCGGGAGGAGGGCACCGGCTTCGGCCCGATGGCGACCGCGCAGGTGCGGGCCGATGCGCACGAGCTGGTGGCGGATGCCGTCGCCCAGGGTGTGACGGTCCGGACGGGCGGTGAGCTGCCCGAGGGCCCCGGCTGGTTCTATCCGGCGACCGTGCTGACCGAGGTGACGCCCGAGATGCGCATCTTCCGCGAGGAGTGCTTCGGCCCCGTGGCCTGCGTGTACAAGGTGGCTTCGATCGATGAGGCGATCACTGCGGCGAACGACTCCGACTTCGGGCTGGCGGCCGGTGTCTGGTCGGCAGACGCCGATGAGATCGCCCGACTGCAGCGCGAGCTGGAGTTCGGCAGTGTCTTCGCCAACGGCAACTCCGCCTCGTTCTTCGGCCTGCCGTTCGGCGGTGTGAAGGACTCGGGGTACGGACGCGAGCTCGGCTCGTTCGGCATCCGCGAGTTCGTGAACGCGAAGACGGTGTGGACGGCCTGA
- a CDS encoding ABC transporter substrate-binding protein, whose protein sequence is MRSATAPLAALAVTTLVLGLAGCATGSGGEDGDSVTLTLGTWRTEDATMWENDIIPAFEESHPGIKVEYAPIDTNDYNAAIQSQIDGGTGPDVIMCRPFDVNRSWIEKGYFEPLDGLDAIGSFPESALAAWEGDDGNPYCVPVASVLAGFYYNTAIFDELGLEVPKTQDEFLEVLDAIKEDGTYAPLALGSADGWQLAYNMLYQVGPNAWKGEEGRLGLIDGSKKLTDPEFVEGFRVFDAFKDYLPSGYEAISYEDMTQLFTLGQAAILPDGSWQISQVTSTGLDVGVFGAPPAEEGGQRYQQEMADMAFGLNASGKNKEAATEFVEWLGTSEFQQLYVNKLPGFFSMGSEPVKYDNALAQDFADLKEGAELTSRLALDRLSAGQPPLDDEIWRVAQLMYNSGLSPEEATAELQKSLESWYTPTP, encoded by the coding sequence ATGCGCTCAGCCACTGCACCGCTCGCCGCCCTCGCTGTCACCACGCTCGTCCTCGGCCTCGCCGGGTGTGCGACCGGAAGTGGCGGCGAAGACGGGGATTCCGTCACGCTCACCCTCGGCACGTGGCGCACCGAGGACGCCACGATGTGGGAGAACGACATCATCCCCGCGTTCGAGGAGAGCCACCCCGGCATCAAGGTCGAGTACGCCCCGATCGACACGAACGACTACAACGCCGCGATCCAGTCGCAGATCGACGGCGGCACCGGACCCGACGTCATCATGTGCCGTCCGTTCGACGTGAACCGCTCGTGGATCGAGAAGGGATACTTCGAACCGCTCGACGGTCTCGACGCGATCGGCTCCTTCCCGGAGTCGGCGCTCGCCGCATGGGAGGGCGACGACGGAAACCCGTACTGCGTGCCCGTGGCATCCGTCCTCGCCGGCTTCTACTACAACACCGCGATCTTCGACGAGCTGGGACTCGAGGTGCCGAAGACGCAGGACGAGTTCCTCGAGGTGCTCGACGCGATCAAGGAGGACGGCACCTACGCGCCGCTCGCGCTGGGCAGCGCCGACGGCTGGCAGCTGGCCTACAACATGCTCTACCAGGTCGGCCCGAACGCCTGGAAGGGCGAGGAGGGGCGCCTCGGACTCATCGACGGGTCGAAGAAGCTCACCGACCCCGAGTTCGTCGAGGGCTTCCGCGTGTTCGACGCGTTCAAGGACTACCTCCCCAGCGGCTACGAGGCCATCTCCTACGAGGACATGACCCAGCTGTTCACGCTCGGTCAGGCGGCGATCCTGCCCGACGGCTCCTGGCAGATCTCGCAGGTCACCTCGACCGGGTTGGACGTCGGCGTCTTCGGCGCTCCGCCTGCCGAGGAGGGCGGCCAGCGCTACCAGCAGGAGATGGCCGACATGGCCTTCGGCCTGAACGCCTCCGGCAAGAACAAGGAGGCCGCGACCGAGTTCGTCGAGTGGCTCGGCACGAGCGAGTTCCAGCAGCTCTACGTGAACAAGCTGCCGGGCTTCTTCTCGATGGGATCCGAGCCGGTGAAGTACGACAACGCCCTGGCGCAGGACTTCGCCGACCTGAAGGAGGGAGCCGAGCTCACCTCGCGCCTCGCCCTCGACCGTCTGAGCGCCGGCCAGCCGCCGCTGGACGACGAGATCTGGCGGGTCGCCCAGCTCATGTACAACAGCGGGCTCTCGCCTGAGGAGGCCACGGCCGAACTCCAGAAGAGCCTCGAGTCCTGGTACACGCCCACTCCGTGA
- a CDS encoding sugar ABC transporter permease, which produces MIRTPARYRLLAMFVLPALVVYVAFAVYPLLSSVFLSFFESSGQTSAFVGVANYVDLFTNPTTSARFWNALGNNVEFFLIHLLVELPVGLLMAALLTSGRIRRSVGVYRTLLFVPATLSVVIVGFIWRLIINPLWGVVEVPLLGLEATALPTISLMSVWQYIGIPMIFLYTALLAIPDDVIEASRIDGAGAWTAFWRIKFPLIAPQFGLIVILTYIWTFNGFDIVYALNGSAPGPNYSTDILGTFFYRSFFGSSGQVADLDLGATVASVIFVLILATTALYFWAVQRRLKSYEL; this is translated from the coding sequence ATGATCCGCACACCCGCCCGCTATCGCCTGCTGGCGATGTTCGTGCTGCCGGCCCTCGTGGTCTACGTGGCCTTCGCGGTCTACCCCCTGCTGAGCTCGGTCTTCCTGAGCTTCTTCGAGTCCAGCGGGCAGACGAGCGCGTTCGTGGGCGTCGCCAACTATGTCGACCTGTTCACGAACCCGACCACCAGCGCCCGGTTCTGGAACGCCCTCGGCAACAACGTCGAGTTCTTCCTCATCCACCTGCTCGTCGAGCTGCCCGTCGGCCTGCTCATGGCGGCGCTCCTCACGTCGGGCAGGATCCGGCGCTCGGTCGGGGTCTACCGCACATTGCTGTTCGTGCCCGCGACGCTCTCGGTCGTGATCGTCGGCTTCATCTGGCGGCTCATCATCAACCCGCTCTGGGGTGTCGTCGAGGTCCCGCTGCTCGGGCTCGAGGCCACCGCGCTGCCGACGATCTCGCTGATGTCGGTCTGGCAGTACATCGGCATCCCGATGATCTTCCTCTACACCGCTCTCCTCGCCATCCCCGACGACGTGATCGAGGCATCGCGGATCGACGGCGCGGGCGCCTGGACGGCGTTCTGGCGGATCAAGTTCCCGCTGATCGCGCCGCAGTTCGGACTGATCGTGATCCTCACCTACATCTGGACGTTCAACGGGTTCGACATCGTCTACGCCCTGAACGGGTCCGCCCCCGGGCCGAACTACTCGACCGACATCCTCGGCACCTTCTTCTACCGCTCGTTCTTCGGATCCAGCGGCCAGGTCGCCGACCTCGACCTCGGCGCGACCGTCGCGTCGGTGATCTTCGTACTCATCCTCGCGACCACGGCCCTCTACTTCTGGGCCGTGCAGCGCCGGCTGAAGTCCTACGAGCTCTAG
- a CDS encoding Gfo/Idh/MocA family oxidoreductase: MIRVGILGSGFIADSYADSLLDVRDGILVANFSRNPERAADFAARWSSPSSYTDIAELCANPEIDVVVVALPNEAHVEAVRIAAAAGKGIICTKPLARTGAEAAEILRIVEEAGVWHGYAESSVFSPNVQKAHEMAQAGGIGDLLTMRAREAHSGPHAAHFWDAETAGGGALLDMGCHTVESARHFFGKDNAVTEVFAWGSTLVHSDKTTGEDTAVALLKFAGGQLAIIESSWAEKGGMQLRHEFTGTAGRLVTDTSVTPVWGFIGNPVGYLVEKADAETGWVHPVPEETRAYGFSQQMRHFIDHYAAGTVPMETFEDGWIVNCILDACYRAMRSGTWEPVLLER, encoded by the coding sequence GTGATTCGTGTCGGCATCCTCGGCTCCGGGTTCATCGCAGACTCGTACGCCGATTCCCTGCTCGACGTCCGCGACGGCATCCTCGTCGCCAACTTCTCGCGCAACCCCGAGCGTGCAGCGGACTTCGCCGCCCGATGGAGCAGCCCGAGCAGCTACACCGACATCGCCGAGCTGTGCGCGAATCCCGAGATCGACGTCGTCGTCGTGGCACTGCCGAACGAGGCCCACGTCGAGGCCGTGCGCATCGCGGCCGCGGCGGGCAAGGGCATCATCTGCACCAAGCCGCTGGCCCGCACCGGCGCCGAGGCCGCCGAGATCCTCCGGATCGTCGAGGAGGCCGGCGTCTGGCACGGCTACGCCGAGAGCTCGGTCTTCTCCCCCAATGTGCAGAAGGCGCACGAGATGGCCCAGGCAGGCGGCATCGGCGACCTGCTCACGATGCGCGCCCGCGAGGCGCACTCCGGCCCGCACGCCGCGCACTTCTGGGACGCCGAGACCGCCGGAGGCGGCGCCCTGCTCGACATGGGCTGCCACACGGTCGAATCGGCCCGGCACTTCTTCGGCAAGGACAACGCGGTCACCGAGGTCTTCGCGTGGGGGTCGACCCTGGTCCACTCCGACAAGACCACCGGAGAGGACACCGCGGTCGCGCTCCTCAAGTTCGCCGGCGGCCAGCTGGCGATCATCGAGTCGTCGTGGGCGGAGAAGGGCGGCATGCAGCTGCGCCATGAGTTCACCGGCACGGCCGGGCGCCTGGTCACCGACACCTCCGTCACACCGGTCTGGGGCTTCATCGGAAATCCGGTCGGCTACCTCGTCGAGAAGGCGGATGCCGAGACCGGCTGGGTGCACCCCGTCCCGGAGGAGACGCGCGCCTACGGGTTCTCGCAGCAGATGCGCCACTTCATCGATCACTATGCCGCGGGCACCGTGCCCATGGAGACCTTCGAGGACGGCTGGATCGTGAACTGCATCCTCGACGCCTGCTACCGCGCCATGCGCTCCGGCACCTGGGAGCCGGTGCTCCTCGAGCGCTGA